One window from the genome of Flavobacterium agricola encodes:
- a CDS encoding heme/hemin ABC transporter substrate-binding protein, with protein sequence MLLMGCKQKNLAETASELQTEQQKAVERIVSLNGTLTEIIAALGYQKQLVGVDVTSTYPTNIGETTENLDHVFKLSVEKLINLKPTKVFALEKEVRPELLQQLNQAGIQVLTFNQTYSQNGTKQLIDAVANALQAEQASAIKKTLDVELAQIEPITNAPKVLFIYARTNQMMVGGTGTPIEAVVELAGGKNAITEFVDYKPLTPEALAQANPDFIVMFDKGLEAVGGIDGLLKVDGIAQTNAGKNKNIIALDGLLLSGFGPRLGQAVQELNHAFKK encoded by the coding sequence ATGCTTTTAATGGGTTGCAAGCAGAAAAATCTAGCAGAAACTGCATCAGAATTACAAACAGAACAACAAAAAGCGGTAGAACGAATTGTTTCATTAAACGGAACTTTAACCGAAATTATAGCTGCTTTAGGGTATCAAAAACAACTTGTTGGTGTTGATGTAACCAGTACCTACCCCACTAATATTGGTGAAACCACCGAAAACTTAGATCATGTATTTAAACTTTCTGTTGAAAAATTAATCAATTTAAAACCAACTAAAGTTTTTGCTTTAGAAAAAGAGGTAAGGCCAGAACTTTTACAACAACTTAACCAAGCCGGTATTCAGGTACTTACGTTTAACCAAACATATTCGCAAAACGGCACCAAACAATTAATAGATGCCGTTGCAAATGCTTTACAAGCAGAACAAGCATCAGCTATTAAAAAAACTTTAGATGTCGAATTAGCACAAATAGAACCAATTACAAATGCGCCTAAAGTTTTATTTATATATGCCCGAACAAACCAAATGATGGTTGGCGGAACCGGAACACCTATTGAAGCTGTTGTAGAATTGGCTGGGGGTAAAAATGCTATTACAGAATTTGTCGATTACAAACCGTTAACGCCAGAAGCTTTAGCACAAGCTAATCCTGATTTTATAGTAATGTTTGACAAAGGTTTAGAAGCTGTTGGCGGAATTGACGGATTGTTAAAGGTTGATGGCATTGCACAAACCAATGCAGGCAAGAATAAAAATATTATAGCATTAGACGGCTTGTTACTTTCAGGTTTTGGCCCAAGGCTGGGACAAGCAGTTCAAGAATTAAATCATGCATTTAAAAAATAA
- a CDS encoding FecCD family ABC transporter permease, with protein MSKNVNLTVFLLFVVLVIVSLVSLYVGVYQFEFGIIKTIKIILFNPEILNSTDFFVLMQLRLPRIFLAVIIGAGLALSGTAIQGVFKNPLATPDLIGITSGAVFFAAITIVFNSLFAKMLSASLQYSILSIMAFIGALLATLLVYKIATYNGKTQITILLLSGVAISALVGAGTGLLTFLSTEEQLQNLTFWTLGSLAGTNWHKVVITAVVTLLCSSVLVKKGKILNALQLGETEAQHIGFQVQKTKKQIILATSLIVGTCVAFTGTIGFIGLIVPYILRLIYQANYIVLLPLSLLLGSIILVIADTVARILVAPSELPIGIITAFMGAPVFITLLVKNKKQLS; from the coding sequence ATGTCAAAAAACGTAAACCTAACTGTTTTTTTGTTGTTTGTTGTGCTTGTTATAGTTAGCCTAGTTTCTTTATATGTAGGTGTTTATCAGTTTGAATTTGGCATCATTAAAACCATTAAAATAATACTATTTAACCCAGAAATCCTTAACTCAACCGATTTTTTTGTGCTGATGCAATTGCGCTTGCCTCGCATTTTTTTAGCTGTAATTATTGGAGCAGGTTTAGCTTTGTCTGGAACTGCTATTCAAGGGGTTTTTAAAAACCCTTTAGCTACGCCAGATTTAATAGGCATTACATCGGGAGCGGTTTTTTTTGCAGCAATTACCATTGTATTTAATTCGTTGTTCGCAAAAATGCTTAGCGCAAGTTTACAATATTCTATATTAAGCATTATGGCTTTTATAGGTGCTTTATTAGCCACATTATTGGTGTACAAAATAGCAACCTACAACGGAAAAACACAAATAACCATATTGTTATTATCGGGGGTTGCTATCTCGGCATTGGTAGGTGCAGGAACAGGATTATTAACTTTTTTATCTACTGAAGAACAATTGCAGAACTTAACCTTTTGGACCTTAGGCAGCTTAGCTGGAACAAATTGGCATAAAGTAGTAATTACTGCAGTAGTAACCTTACTGTGTTCGTCTGTTTTAGTTAAAAAAGGAAAAATATTAAACGCTTTACAATTGGGCGAAACCGAAGCCCAACATATTGGTTTTCAGGTTCAAAAAACTAAAAAGCAAATCATTTTAGCAACATCGTTAATTGTTGGTACTTGCGTAGCATTTACCGGAACCATTGGGTTTATAGGATTAATTGTGCCGTACATTTTACGTTTAATTTATCAAGCCAATTATATTGTTTTATTACCATTATCCTTGTTGCTAGGCAGCATAATCTTAGTAATTGCAGATACCGTAGCGCGTATCTTGGTTGCTCCGTCAGAATTACCTATTGGTATTATTACCGCGTTTATGGGAGCTCCAGTTTTTATAACCTTATTAGTAAAAAATAAAAAACAGCTATCATGA
- a CDS encoding hemin-degrading factor: protein MNTTAVSLKQKWEELKQQQPHLRIRNAAQTLNVSEAELLILNLNQGVTQLITDFKAILLDVEKLGKVMALTRNNECVHERKGVYLNPDFSSPHAQLFVGEAIDLRIFLNHWKFAFAVAEPMGETLRKSLQFFGKDGEAVHKIYLTSQSNEVAFAELVEKYKQQKPVTELDLDKSITKITEKPDTEIDIEGFKTEWKNLTDTHNFFGLLRKYGVSRTQALRLAPDACYAKKIKKENIVYLLGKAQSQQIPIMVFTGNKGIIQIHTGEIHKTMWHNNWYNILDPDFNLHLDMDRVAETWVVRKPTEDGIVTSVEVFNTEGEIIVQFFGKRKPGIPELKSWRNLMTEI from the coding sequence ATGAATACAACTGCTGTTTCATTAAAACAAAAATGGGAAGAACTTAAGCAACAACAACCTCATTTACGCATTCGCAACGCAGCACAAACCTTAAATGTAAGCGAAGCAGAACTTTTAATCCTAAATCTAAACCAAGGCGTAACGCAATTAATCACTGATTTTAAAGCCATTTTATTAGATGTAGAAAAATTAGGAAAAGTTATGGCTTTAACCCGCAATAACGAATGCGTGCACGAACGTAAGGGCGTTTATTTAAACCCCGATTTTTCATCTCCGCATGCACAATTATTTGTTGGCGAAGCTATTGATTTACGCATTTTTTTAAACCACTGGAAGTTTGCCTTTGCAGTTGCAGAACCAATGGGCGAAACCTTGCGAAAAAGCCTTCAGTTTTTTGGAAAAGATGGCGAAGCCGTTCATAAAATATATTTAACCTCGCAAAGTAATGAAGTTGCTTTTGCAGAATTGGTAGAAAAATACAAGCAACAAAAACCGGTTACTGAATTAGATTTAGATAAATCAATTACCAAAATAACAGAAAAACCAGATACTGAAATTGATATTGAAGGATTTAAAACCGAATGGAAAAACCTAACCGATACACACAACTTTTTTGGTTTATTACGCAAATATGGCGTTAGCCGAACGCAAGCTTTACGTTTAGCTCCGGATGCGTGTTATGCAAAAAAAATAAAAAAAGAAAATATTGTGTACCTATTAGGTAAAGCGCAAAGCCAACAAATACCAATTATGGTTTTTACCGGAAATAAAGGCATCATACAAATTCATACCGGCGAAATTCACAAAACAATGTGGCATAATAATTGGTATAATATTCTTGATCCCGATTTTAATCTGCATTTAGATATGGATCGCGTAGCAGAAACTTGGGTGGTAAGAAAACCAACGGAAGATGGTATTGTAACCTCTGTTGAAGTTTTTAATACCGAAGGAGAAATTATTGTTCAATTTTTTGGCAAACGTAAACCCGGTATTCCTGAGTTAAAATCATGGAGAAATTTAATGACCGAAATTTAA
- a CDS encoding TonB-dependent receptor plug domain-containing protein → MSIINLNKNKEIEQTIYFKTAVFFCFSASVFAQTSPKADSITSPVIMDDLIITGQFNPQAVNKSIYDVQVITREMIDRQAGNNLADLLNQNLNIVIIPNASTGKSTGNMLGLDAQYFKILVDNIPLINEEGLGSNVDLTQINLDDIQRIEIVEGSMGVEYGSNAIAGVINIITKKGSTYKWSFTPMIQEETVGSEYNLKDKGRHIKSLKIEHNLTDRIYVNAIYTRNNFKGLWSDKKGENYGINDGLRGYEWLPKEQNTVKAMIRYKSDNYNLFYKFEGFFEQVDRYNNTVLENYNPITQTSNPTAKDAVFNSKRYVHHINAFGRFNDLFNYDVSFSLQDQKKSVEDYVYLIKQDAKTDVSKYDFQSRKGFYSRGSISNFLVKKSFDFQLGYELSSLKGFASPYSGDYKTPVSRNLDNYDFYASSEITLSDKLSVRPGARIMISPLFSNQLAWSFSAKYNLPKNYELRAIYGNSPRLPNFDELYSYFVDSNHDIQGNEKLSPEKGQSVFLSVKRQFEHQKLTLLPKLTLWYMDVSDRIDLAVVNQSPLRYSYVNVSSYQSFGSTLQSKIKYKNLSGGAGVTFSGVAQQIDDRPSDTHHFLYAIQANLNAAYTLHKTQTTLSLFLKYNGQTYQYVAKQENFGDVVYEKGKQNGYAWFDASIHQPFLNKNLHVTLGARNLFDVTSVRTSAIEGGTHNGPASNLTLGYGRSYFLKLLYNLNI, encoded by the coding sequence TTGTCTATAATTAATCTAAATAAAAATAAAGAAATAGAGCAAACGATATATTTTAAAACGGCAGTATTTTTTTGTTTTAGTGCTTCTGTATTTGCACAAACTTCGCCCAAAGCAGATTCTATTACATCGCCCGTTATTATGGACGATTTAATTATTACTGGTCAATTTAATCCGCAGGCTGTAAATAAATCTATTTACGATGTGCAAGTTATAACGCGCGAAATGATTGATCGCCAAGCCGGAAATAATTTAGCCGATTTGTTAAACCAAAACTTAAATATTGTAATTATTCCAAATGCAAGCACGGGTAAATCAACCGGAAATATGTTGGGGTTGGATGCGCAGTATTTTAAAATTTTGGTAGATAACATTCCTTTAATTAATGAAGAAGGTTTAGGTAGTAATGTAGATTTAACGCAAATTAATTTAGACGATATTCAACGCATTGAAATTGTTGAAGGATCAATGGGCGTAGAATACGGTTCTAATGCCATTGCAGGTGTTATAAACATTATTACAAAAAAAGGATCTACTTATAAATGGAGCTTTACCCCAATGATTCAGGAAGAAACGGTTGGTTCTGAATATAATTTAAAAGATAAAGGCCGCCATATTAAATCGCTTAAAATAGAGCATAATTTAACCGATCGCATTTATGTAAACGCTATTTATACTCGTAATAATTTTAAAGGTTTGTGGAGCGATAAAAAAGGCGAAAATTACGGAATAAACGACGGGTTGCGCGGATACGAATGGTTGCCAAAAGAACAAAATACCGTAAAAGCCATGATTCGCTACAAAAGCGATAATTACAATTTATTTTACAAGTTTGAAGGTTTTTTTGAACAGGTTGATCGGTACAACAATACGGTGCTAGAAAACTACAATCCAATTACCCAAACCAGTAATCCAACAGCAAAAGATGCCGTTTTTAATTCTAAACGTTACGTACATCATATCAATGCTTTTGGTCGTTTTAATGATTTATTTAATTACGATGTTTCTTTCTCCTTACAAGATCAGAAAAAAAGCGTTGAAGATTATGTTTACTTAATTAAACAAGATGCAAAAACAGATGTTTCTAAATATGATTTTCAGAGCCGTAAAGGATTTTATTCTCGCGGAAGCATTTCTAATTTCCTAGTTAAAAAAAGCTTCGATTTCCAGTTAGGGTACGAACTTTCGTCTTTAAAAGGTTTTGCATCGCCTTATTCAGGAGATTATAAAACGCCTGTTTCTCGTAATCTAGATAATTATGATTTTTATGCTTCGTCAGAAATAACCTTATCCGACAAACTTTCTGTTAGACCGGGGGCCCGAATCATGATTTCTCCTTTATTCAGCAACCAATTAGCTTGGAGCTTTAGTGCAAAATACAACCTACCTAAAAATTATGAATTGCGCGCTATTTATGGCAATTCACCACGTTTGCCCAATTTTGATGAGTTGTACTCTTATTTTGTTGATTCTAACCACGACATTCAAGGAAATGAAAAGTTAAGTCCCGAAAAAGGACAATCTGTTTTCTTGAGTGTAAAACGCCAATTCGAACATCAAAAATTAACCTTGTTGCCTAAGTTAACGCTTTGGTACATGGATGTTTCTGATCGTATCGATTTGGCCGTGGTGAATCAATCACCTTTGCGCTATTCGTATGTAAACGTAAGCAGTTACCAATCTTTCGGTTCAACCTTACAATCTAAAATAAAATATAAAAACTTAAGCGGTGGGGCAGGCGTAACTTTTTCTGGCGTTGCCCAGCAAATTGACGATCGCCCATCTGATACACATCATTTTTTATATGCCATTCAAGCCAACCTAAACGCGGCTTATACGCTGCATAAAACGCAAACAACTTTATCGCTGTTTTTAAAATACAACGGACAAACGTACCAATACGTTGCCAAACAAGAAAACTTTGGTGATGTGGTTTACGAAAAAGGCAAACAAAATGGTTATGCGTGGTTTGATGCATCCATTCATCAACCGTTTTTAAACAAAAACTTACACGTAACCTTAGGTGCCCGAAACTTGTTTGATGTTACCAGCGTAAGAACGTCGGCTATTGAAGGCGGAACACATAACGGGCCAGCATCAAACCTAACTTTAGGTTACGGCCGATCGTACTTTTTAAAATTATTATATAACCTAAATATCTAA
- the sufD gene encoding Fe-S cluster assembly protein SufD — protein MELKEKLLTSFLAFEQKVDINTNLHDVRNEALKTFENKGFPTKKEEAWKYTSLNAILKNDFAILPKGDDAIEWKDVKQYFLNDVDTYKVVFVNGVFSSNLSSTTHDGLDVCLLSSALTKPKYKMIIDTYFNQAIDKNDSLTNLNTAYALEGAYINIPKSTVVQKPIEIIYFTTGTNPTFVQPRNLVIVGENAHVQILERHQSLTSAAVLTNSVTEIFAAKRAIVDYYKLQNDVQTANLVDNTFTVQKQESRVSVHTFSFGGNITRNNLNFYQKGERIDSTLKGITIIDDKQHVDHYTLVNHEEPNCESHQNYKGIFDGQSTGVFNGKIFVDQVAQKTDAFQQNNNILLTDKATLNTKPQLEIFADDVKCSHGCTIGQLDETAMFYLQQRGIPKKEARALLMYAFTDEVISSVKIPDLKQKVSQLISKKLGVNMGFEI, from the coding sequence ATGGAGTTAAAAGAAAAATTATTAACCTCTTTTTTAGCTTTCGAACAAAAAGTGGATATCAATACCAATTTACACGATGTTCGCAACGAAGCATTAAAGACGTTTGAAAATAAAGGTTTTCCTACCAAAAAGGAAGAAGCTTGGAAATATACCTCGCTTAATGCAATCTTAAAAAACGATTTTGCTATTTTACCTAAAGGCGATGATGCAATTGAGTGGAAAGATGTAAAACAATATTTTTTAAACGATGTAGATACGTACAAAGTAGTTTTTGTAAACGGTGTTTTTTCATCTAACTTATCATCTACAACGCACGACGGATTGGACGTTTGTTTATTGTCATCAGCATTAACCAAACCCAAATACAAAATGATTATTGATACGTATTTTAATCAAGCTATTGATAAAAATGATAGCTTAACTAATTTAAATACGGCATATGCACTAGAAGGTGCATATATCAATATCCCTAAATCAACCGTAGTACAAAAACCAATCGAGATTATTTATTTTACAACCGGAACAAACCCAACGTTTGTACAACCGCGTAACTTAGTAATTGTTGGAGAAAATGCACACGTACAAATTTTAGAACGTCATCAAAGTTTAACTTCTGCTGCTGTATTAACCAATTCGGTTACCGAAATTTTTGCTGCCAAACGTGCTATTGTAGATTATTACAAACTACAAAACGACGTGCAAACGGCTAATTTGGTTGACAATACGTTTACCGTTCAGAAACAAGAAAGCCGCGTTTCGGTTCATACCTTCTCTTTTGGAGGTAATATTACACGTAACAACTTAAACTTTTACCAAAAAGGCGAACGCATCGATTCTACCTTAAAAGGAATTACAATTATTGATGATAAACAACACGTAGATCATTATACGTTAGTAAACCACGAAGAACCAAATTGTGAGTCGCATCAAAACTACAAAGGTATTTTTGACGGACAATCTACAGGGGTTTTTAATGGTAAAATTTTTGTAGATCAGGTTGCACAAAAAACAGATGCTTTTCAGCAAAACAACAATATTTTATTAACCGATAAAGCAACATTAAATACCAAACCGCAATTAGAAATTTTTGCTGACGATGTTAAATGTTCACACGGTTGTACTATTGGTCAGTTAGATGAAACAGCTATGTTTTATTTACAACAACGTGGAATTCCGAAAAAAGAAGCTCGTGCTTTATTAATGTACGCGTTTACTGATGAGGTAATTTCATCGGTTAAAATTCCAGATTTAAAACAAAAAGTTTCTCAGCTTATTTCTAAAAAATTAGGAGTAAATATGGGGTTTGAAATATAA
- the sufC gene encoding Fe-S cluster assembly ATPase SufC codes for MLEIKNLHASVEDKEILKGINLEVKPGEVHAIMGPNGAGKSTLSAVIAGNENFEVTQGEIILDGEDLGDLAPEERAHKGIFLSFQYPVEIPGVSVTNFIKTAINESRKAKGLEDMPANEMLKLIKEKSELLEIDRKFLSRSLNEGFSGGEKKRNEIFQMAMLDPKIAILDETDSGLDIDALRIVANGVNKLKSENNAVIVITHYQRLLDYIVPDFVHVLHDGKIVKTGGKELALELEEKGYDWLK; via the coding sequence ATGTTAGAAATTAAAAATTTACATGCCTCTGTTGAGGATAAAGAAATATTAAAAGGAATTAATCTGGAGGTTAAACCAGGCGAAGTTCACGCAATTATGGGACCAAACGGTGCCGGAAAATCAACTTTATCTGCAGTAATTGCAGGTAATGAGAACTTTGAGGTTACCCAAGGTGAAATTATTTTAGACGGTGAAGATTTAGGTGATTTAGCACCAGAAGAAAGAGCGCATAAAGGCATCTTTTTATCGTTTCAATACCCGGTAGAAATTCCTGGAGTTTCAGTAACCAATTTCATCAAAACAGCTATTAACGAATCGCGCAAAGCAAAAGGTTTAGAAGATATGCCTGCGAACGAAATGTTGAAGCTAATTAAAGAAAAATCAGAATTATTAGAAATTGATCGTAAATTTTTATCGCGTTCGTTAAACGAAGGTTTTTCGGGTGGTGAGAAAAAACGTAACGAAATTTTTCAAATGGCTATGTTAGATCCTAAAATTGCTATTTTAGATGAAACAGATTCTGGTTTAGATATTGATGCATTACGTATTGTTGCAAACGGTGTAAACAAGCTTAAAAGCGAAAATAACGCGGTTATTGTAATTACGCACTACCAACGTTTGTTAGATTATATCGTTCCAGATTTTGTACACGTTTTACACGATGGTAAAATTGTTAAAACAGGAGGTAAAGAATTAGCTCTTGAATTAGAAGAAAAAGGATACGATTGGCTAAAATAA
- a CDS encoding ATP-binding cassette domain-containing protein encodes MIRTNQLSYCLKQAHLLKNINIELMPNEFVAIIGPNGAGKSTLLNALANEIKTIQTQVVIKDQPLHAWDLKTLSNHKAKFTQHQTHNINLTVKQVILIGRYAYFEANPQKNDLEVIDKWMQKFQIKHLQNRLYNQLSGGEKQRVHLARVMVQLENSIENKIVFLDEPLNNLDVLHQFTLLQILKEYKKQGHLVVAVLYDINLAGQFADKIILMKNGEVKGFDTPTKVLTEKIISETFNFPCRVHKNPHPTTFNFIRKLKITTYEYNCCFIKTKMGRT; translated from the coding sequence ATGATTCGAACCAACCAACTTAGCTATTGCTTAAAACAAGCGCATTTATTAAAAAATATTAATATAGAATTGATGCCGAATGAATTTGTTGCCATAATCGGCCCAAATGGCGCAGGTAAATCAACCTTACTAAATGCTTTGGCGAATGAAATTAAAACCATTCAAACGCAAGTTGTAATTAAAGACCAGCCCTTACATGCTTGGGATTTAAAAACTTTAAGCAATCATAAAGCTAAATTTACTCAGCATCAAACGCATAATATAAATCTAACCGTTAAGCAAGTCATTCTAATTGGGCGCTATGCCTATTTTGAAGCAAATCCGCAAAAAAATGATTTAGAAGTAATTGATAAATGGATGCAAAAATTTCAGATTAAGCATTTACAAAATCGATTGTACAATCAACTTTCTGGTGGTGAAAAACAACGGGTGCATTTAGCCCGTGTTATGGTTCAGCTAGAAAACAGCATCGAAAATAAAATTGTTTTTTTAGACGAACCTTTAAACAATTTAGATGTTTTGCATCAATTTACCTTATTACAAATTTTAAAAGAATATAAAAAGCAAGGCCATTTGGTAGTAGCTGTTTTGTACGATATTAATTTGGCAGGCCAATTTGCCGACAAAATTATACTCATGAAAAACGGCGAAGTAAAAGGTTTTGACACGCCTACAAAGGTGCTTACAGAAAAAATAATTTCAGAAACCTTTAATTTTCCATGTCGGGTGCATAAAAACCCTCACCCAACAACCTTTAATTTTATTCGGAAACTAAAAATTACAACTTATGAATACAACTGCTGTTTCATTAAAACAAAAATGGGAAGAACTTAA
- a CDS encoding HmuY family protein translates to MKKLGFLSFITALFVLVACSKDDSPSQTEPLVISFEKTAIDYSTIENEAPIGLVFSQRPTANGVLYIQVEATNATYDTDFNTLPTAALNEIVLPFTAGQETLSFTFKNLIFPFDRGDKKVNFTITKIEYPGETAIQGYTKLNVSFETFSRGFFAPNIGGPNEPNQVYIDLSKGKLTDVQRDSWDLGFYAGNEFKVMLNGSVAMAATALPQTNLADVTEESVAALKTQVATGTFNPTNTIYIDNPSGDLNGLVINNVSDNPANNPVYLINLGFSVGTAAPNVGSVAINGEHRGWKKIKINRDGSNYKIQYADIDGSNFKEQVITKVSAFNFTFYSLVTNQVKQVQPESKNWDIAFTVFTNIIPSAGSYVYSNYVINNVVGGAKAYKVSTDNFSYAAFTKANVDESLFTADQRSIGDSWRSVTPVAMNQTVFYVVKDPEGNYYKVKMLSVVSPEGVRGNATFEYEILP, encoded by the coding sequence ATGAAAAAACTGGGATTCCTTAGTTTTATTACAGCGCTATTTGTTTTGGTAGCCTGCTCTAAAGATGATTCACCCTCACAAACCGAACCTTTGGTTATTTCTTTCGAGAAAACTGCAATAGATTATTCGACTATTGAAAACGAAGCGCCAATTGGTTTGGTTTTCTCGCAACGCCCAACAGCAAATGGCGTACTTTATATTCAGGTAGAAGCAACCAATGCAACTTACGATACCGATTTTAATACCTTGCCTACGGCTGCTTTAAACGAGATTGTTTTGCCATTTACAGCAGGACAAGAAACGTTGTCTTTTACTTTTAAAAATTTAATTTTTCCGTTTGATCGTGGCGATAAAAAAGTAAATTTTACTATTACTAAAATTGAATATCCTGGAGAAACAGCCATTCAGGGTTATACCAAGTTAAACGTTTCTTTCGAAACGTTTTCTCGCGGATTTTTTGCACCCAATATTGGTGGTCCGAACGAACCTAATCAGGTTTATATTGATTTAAGTAAAGGAAAACTAACCGATGTGCAACGCGATAGCTGGGATTTAGGCTTTTATGCTGGTAACGAATTTAAAGTTATGCTTAACGGATCTGTAGCAATGGCTGCAACTGCTTTACCACAAACGAATTTAGCTGATGTGACTGAAGAATCTGTTGCTGCCTTAAAAACACAAGTTGCAACAGGAACTTTTAATCCTACTAATACCATTTATATTGATAATCCGTCGGGTGATTTAAACGGGTTGGTAATTAATAACGTTTCTGATAATCCAGCAAATAATCCGGTTTATCTTATTAATTTAGGATTTTCGGTTGGTACTGCAGCTCCAAATGTTGGATCGGTTGCTATAAACGGAGAACATCGTGGTTGGAAAAAAATAAAAATTAACCGTGACGGATCTAATTATAAAATTCAATACGCAGATATTGACGGATCTAACTTTAAAGAACAAGTAATTACCAAAGTTTCGGCCTTTAATTTTACCTTTTATAGCTTAGTAACCAATCAGGTAAAACAAGTACAACCAGAATCCAAAAACTGGGATATTGCTTTTACGGTGTTTACCAATATTATTCCGTCGGCCGGATCATACGTATATTCAAATTATGTAATAAATAATGTTGTTGGCGGTGCTAAAGCATATAAAGTTTCTACAGATAACTTTAGCTATGCAGCATTTACCAAAGCAAATGTAGATGAAAGTTTGTTTACAGCCGATCAACGTAGCATTGGTGATTCTTGGCGTTCGGTAACTCCAGTTGCAATGAATCAAACCGTATTTTATGTGGTAAAAGATCCTGAAGGAAACTATTATAAAGTGAAAATGCTTTCGGTAGTTAGCCCAGAAGGCGTTCGAGGAAATGCAACGTTTGAATACGAAATTCTTCCATAA
- a CDS encoding aminotransferase class V-fold PLP-dependent enzyme, translating to MFDIQAIRADFPILKEKVNAKPLVYFDNGATSQKPKVVLDAIQQYYTEINANIHRGVHTLSQLATDAYEESRFKIQKHINAKHAHEVLFTSGTTFGINLVANGFAQLLQPGDEIIVSELEHHSNIVPWQFACQRSGAVLKVIPLKENGELNMEVYQQLLTNKTKLVAVNHISNALGVINPIEFIIEKAHQIGAAVFIDGAQATPHLKPDVQALDCDFYAFSGHKICGPTGTGILYGKEAWLNALPPYQGGGEMIKEVTFEETTFAELPHKFEAGTPNIAGGIVLGVAIDYLNQVGFDAIAAYEKELLDYATEQLLQIPGLRIYGNTEHKASVVSFNIDGIHPYDIGAIVDKMGVAVRTGHHCAQPIMRYFNIPGTVRASFMFYNTKEEIDVLVQAVKKAQTMLL from the coding sequence ATGTTTGATATTCAAGCTATAAGAGCCGATTTCCCTATATTAAAAGAAAAAGTAAACGCTAAACCTTTGGTTTATTTTGATAATGGAGCAACCTCGCAAAAACCGAAAGTTGTTTTAGATGCCATTCAGCAATATTATACTGAAATAAATGCGAACATTCATCGTGGGGTTCATACCTTAAGCCAATTGGCAACCGATGCGTACGAAGAATCACGTTTCAAAATTCAAAAGCACATCAATGCCAAGCACGCGCACGAAGTTTTGTTTACCAGCGGTACAACTTTTGGTATTAATTTAGTTGCTAACGGATTTGCTCAGCTTTTACAACCGGGTGATGAAATTATTGTTTCTGAGCTGGAACATCATTCTAATATTGTACCATGGCAATTTGCTTGTCAACGTTCTGGAGCGGTTTTAAAAGTAATTCCGCTGAAAGAAAACGGCGAATTAAATATGGAGGTTTACCAACAATTGTTAACCAATAAAACCAAATTGGTTGCAGTAAACCATATTTCTAATGCTTTGGGGGTTATTAATCCTATTGAATTTATTATCGAAAAAGCACATCAAATAGGTGCAGCTGTTTTTATAGATGGCGCACAAGCAACTCCACATTTAAAACCAGACGTTCAGGCATTAGATTGTGATTTTTATGCTTTTTCGGGTCATAAAATTTGTGGGCCAACCGGAACCGGAATTTTATATGGTAAAGAAGCTTGGTTAAACGCTTTACCTCCGTATCAAGGCGGTGGTGAAATGATTAAAGAAGTTACGTTTGAAGAAACAACATTTGCCGAATTACCACATAAATTTGAGGCAGGTACGCCAAATATTGCTGGCGGAATTGTTTTAGGCGTTGCTATAGATTATTTAAATCAAGTTGGTTTTGATGCTATTGCTGCGTACGAAAAAGAATTATTAGATTACGCAACCGAGCAATTATTACAAATTCCGGGTTTACGTATTTATGGCAATACTGAACATAAAGCATCAGTTGTTTCATTTAATATTGATGGCATTCATCCGTACGATATTGGTGCAATTGTAGATAAAATGGGCGTAGCTGTTCGTACAGGGCACCATTGTGCGCAACCAATCATGCGTTATTTTAATATTCCTGGTACCGTTCGTGCATCATTTATGTTCTACAACACCAAAGAAGAAATTGACGTTTTGGTACAAGCCGTTAAAAAAGCACAAACCATGTTGCTATAA